The Streptomyces sp. NBC_00435 nucleotide sequence GGTCAGCTCGAGCCGGTCGAGCACGGTGGTGCCGTGGTAGGCGACCGAGACGGAGTCGAAGCGGATGCCGCTCACGCGCCGGACTCCCGCTCCTGGTCCAGGACTTCGGGGAGCTCGGCGACGGAGGCCAGGACGTGGGTCGCACCGTGCTCCTGGAGCGCCGCGCGGTCGTGGGCGCCGGTGAGGACGCCCGCGACGATCCCAGCGCCGGCGCGCACGCCGCTCAGCATGTCGTACGCCGTGTCTCCGGCCACCACGGTGTCGCGTACGTCGGCCACGGCGCCGGTGCGCAGGAAGGCGGCCAGCACCATGTCCGGGTAGGGCCGGCCGCGACCGCCCGCGTCGGCGGGGCACAGGGTGAGGTCGGCGAGGCCCTGCCAGCCGAGGGCGTCGAGGATGGCGTCCTGGGTGACGCGGGCGAACCCGGTGGTCAGGACGACGGTGCGGCCGTCGGCACGGAGCTTCTCGACGGCCTCGCGGGCGCCGGGGAGCGGGGCGACGAGGCCGCCGTCCAC carries:
- a CDS encoding phosphonatase-like hydrolase, which encodes MTDNTPHRTTPHRATSGKLVVLDMAGTTVADGGLVERAFERAAERLGVEPGSPDHAAKLHYVRDTMGESKISVFRHLFGTEDLARRANSAFEQAYGSLVDGGLVAPLPGAREAVEKLRADGRTVVLTTGFARVTQDAILDALGWQGLADLTLCPADAGGRGRPYPDMVLAAFLRTGAVADVRDTVVAGDTAYDMLSGVRAGAGIVAGVLTGAHDRAALQEHGATHVLASVAELPEVLDQERESGA